The Alphaproteobacteria bacterium LSUCC0719 nucleotide sequence AAGAGATGATCCCGCGGGAAAATCTGCGTCAGGGCGATCGTGTTCGGGCCTACATCATTGATGTCCGTGAAGAGGCTCGCGGCCCGCAGATTTTCCTGTCACGCGCCTGTAACGAATTCATGGCCAAGCTGTTCACCCAGGAAGTGCCGGAAATCTATGACGGCATCATCGAGATCAAGGGTGTCGCCCGCGAGGCCGGCAGCCGCGCCAAGATCACGGTGCTGTCAAAGGATCCGGGGATTGACCCTGTCGGCGCCTGCGTCGGTATGCGTGGCAGCCGCGTCCAGGCGGTGGTTGGTGAATTGCAGGGCGAAAAGGTCGAGATCATTCCCTACACCGAGGATCCGGCTTCCTTTGTTGTCAACGCGCTGGCACCTGCCGAGGTGGCCAAGGTGGTGATGGATGAAGTGGCAAACCGGATGGAGGTTGTCGTTCCCGATGACCAGCTCAGCCTTGCCATTGGCCGCCGTGGACAGAATGTCCGCCTCGCCTCGCAGCTGTCCGGCTGGTATATCGACATTCTGACCGAAGCCGAGGAATCGGAACGACGGCAGGAGGAATTCCGCACCCGCTCCGCGCGCTTCATCGAGGCGCTGAACATTGACGATGTCATCGCGCATCTTCTTGTTGCAGAAGGGTTCGTGCTTCCCGAGGAAATCGCCGAGACACCTATCGCGGAACTGTCAATGATCCAGGGATTCGATGAATCGATCGCTGAAGAGCTTCAAGCCCGCGCCGTCGAGTTTGTCGAGCGTGAAGCACAGCGCATCAACGAGGCCCTTGACGAGCTGAAGGTTGCCGATGATCTCCGCAATTTCGAATATATCAGCCTTGGCATGATGCTGAAGCTTGCCGAGAACGGTATCGTCAGTCTTGATGACCTTGCTGATCTCGACAGTGACGAACTTGTCGAGATGCTGTCCGAGCACGGGCTCGAGGATGATACCGAAGCTGGTGACATCATCATGGCGGCCCGCGCGCATTGGTTCGATGACGAGGAATCCGAGGCGGCTGAAATGCCGGCTGATGATGCCCAAGCTGACACCGGCGATGCGCCGGCGGCAAGCTAGCACCATGGTCCGGAGGAACGCATGGCCGAGCGCACCTGCATCCTGTCCGGCGAGAGCCTGCCACGTGACCGGCTGATCCGGTTCGTTGCCGGCCCTGAAGGTCATGCTGTTGTCGATCTGGCAGAAAAACTGCCGGGTCGCGGCGCGTGGATCGAGCTGAATGCGGACAGCCTGCGCCGGGCTGTTGCCAAAAAGCTGCTGCAGCGGCGAATCGGTGCCGGGATTCAGGACGCAGAGCGTGAAATCACGAATATTGCCGACATGCTGCGGGCGCGTGCCATTGCCACTGCGGGTATGGCGCGCCGTGCCGGATGTCTTGTTGGCGGTTCGGGAAAGCTGGCTGCAGAGGCGGTGGGATTCATCGGCCTTCTTGCCGCGCCCGATGCGTCGGAACGGGAAATGCGGCGCCTGTGTTCACGTCTTGATGTTGAATGGACAAGCCGCTGCCTGATGGCCGAGGAACTTGGTCGGATCTTTGGCCGGGACAGTCTTGCCTTTGTCGGCGTTCGCGCCGGCAGGGCACCAAAATTGGCGGAGACACTCCGTCTTGAGCTGATGCGCATGGAGGTCTTTTCTGTGTCTTCGGCTTGTCAGGCACGGTGATACCGGTGTATCACCGTGCTCACATGGGCGATGGGGTGTGCGGTTCGCGTGGCGGACGCATTCCAATCGCCAGGAAAGGGTTCGTAGATGAGCGACGATAGCGGAAAATCCAAGAAGCTCAGCCTGTCCGGTGGTGGCAAGCTGACACTTGGCGGAATCGAGGCGGGGACGTTGCGTGCCAGTACTGGTGGCGCCGGACGTCGCACCGTACAGGTCGAGGTGCGCCGCAAGCGTGCGCCGGCCGCGCCGCATCGTGCAGCCGCGCCCCAGGTTGAACCTGTCGCGACACCAACACCGCCGCCGCCGGCCGCCGCCACTCCTGAGACTGTTGATTCGGAAGACCGTCTGACCGCGCAGGAACGCGCCGCCCGCGTCCGGGCGCTGCAGGAAGGCATGAAGAAGCCCGACGCCGCGCCGGGCGATGGTGCAACAGGGGACGATGCGCCGGATACGTCACCGGCTGATGATGTGGACGCCGCCGCCGGAGAAGCGGCGAGCGAAGCACAGCCTGATGTGCCGGCAGAGCCGCTTGACCCGGCTGAGGCGCGCCGCGCTGCCGAACTTGCCGAGCTGAAGGAAATCGAAGCCGAGGAAGAGCGCCGCCGCGAAGAAGAGGCGCGCAAGCATTCCGAGGCCAATGCCCGCCGCGCCGCGGCGGCGAATGTCGCCGCTCCGGTGGCAGCACCATCTCCGTCGGGGCCGTCGGCGGTTGACGCGCCTGGCCGCCGCCGCCGCCATGTCGAGGAAATCCCCTCGCGCCGCCCTGCCGCGCCGCGCCGTGATGGTGCTGGCCGCCGCCAGTCCGGCAAGATGACGATTACCCAGGCGCTGTCAGGTGACGAGCAGCGGCGTCAGCGGTCTCTGGCGTCGGTTCGGCGTCAGCGTGAAAAGGCGCGGATGCGTGACGACCAGCCGCAGGTGAAGCAGGTCAGGGATGTCGTCATCCCCGACACCATCACGGTGGCGGAATTCGCCAACAGGATGGCGGAACGCACCGCCGATGTGGTGAAGGAACTGATGAAGCTTGGCGTCATGGCTACGGCAGCCCAGACCATCGATGGCGAGACAGCCGAGCTGGTTGCCCAGGAATTCGGCCACCGTGTGCAGCGGGTGTCCGAATCGGACGTTGAAATCGGCCTTGAAGGTGCCGAGGATGATGCGGCCAGCCTGAAGCCGCGGCCCCCGATTGTCACCGT carries:
- a CDS encoding DUF448 domain-containing protein, which gives rise to MAERTCILSGESLPRDRLIRFVAGPEGHAVVDLAEKLPGRGAWIELNADSLRRAVAKKLLQRRIGAGIQDAEREITNIADMLRARAIATAGMARRAGCLVGGSGKLAAEAVGFIGLLAAPDASEREMRRLCSRLDVEWTSRCLMAEELGRIFGRDSLAFVGVRAGRAPKLAETLRLELMRMEVFSVSSACQAR
- the nusA gene encoding transcription termination factor NusA, translating into MDTSSIPGLELIQVADVVAREKSIDREEVMVAMEEAIQKAGRAKYGLDRDIRAMIDRKSGAITLERWIEVVEEVEDDATQMSVEDGAKQTPPLAVGEFWRQSLPPIEFGRIAAQTAKQVISQKVRDAERARQYEEYKDRVGEIVVGTVKRAESYSITVDLGRAEAVIRREEMIPRENLRQGDRVRAYIIDVREEARGPQIFLSRACNEFMAKLFTQEVPEIYDGIIEIKGVAREAGSRAKITVLSKDPGIDPVGACVGMRGSRVQAVVGELQGEKVEIIPYTEDPASFVVNALAPAEVAKVVMDEVANRMEVVVPDDQLSLAIGRRGQNVRLASQLSGWYIDILTEAEESERRQEEFRTRSARFIEALNIDDVIAHLLVAEGFVLPEEIAETPIAELSMIQGFDESIAEELQARAVEFVEREAQRINEALDELKVADDLRNFEYISLGMMLKLAENGIVSLDDLADLDSDELVEMLSEHGLEDDTEAGDIIMAARAHWFDDEESEAAEMPADDAQADTGDAPAAS